In the Aquimarina spinulae genome, AAGATCCAACCACATTACAGACCCCAAAAACAAAAGCTCCATTTTCTTTAGCAAGTTTAATTGCAGCCATTGTATCTGCCGTCTCACCACTTTGTGATATTGCGATTACAACATCATCCTGATGTATTACCGGGTTTCGATATCTAAACTCTGATGCATACTCTACCTCGACAGGTATACGAACTAATTCCTCAAAAATATATTCTGCTACTAAACCTGCGTGCCATGAGGTACCACAAGCAATAACAATGATGCGTTTTGCATTTAATAGTTTAGCAAGGTTATCATCGATACCTGCCATTTTTATAATTCCTTCTGCAACTCGCATTCTACCTCTATAGGTATCGCTAATCGCATTAGGCTGCTCATAAATTTCTTTGAGCATAAAATGATCATATCCTCCTTTTTCTATTTGCTCCAGATTAATTTGTAGTTCTTGCAAATATGGATCTACTGGTTTATCATCTTTAATATTCCTTACTTTAACCCCCTTATTTCTTCTTACAACAGCCATTTCACCATCTTCGAGGTAAATTGCATTATTTGTATATTCTATAAAAGGAGATGCATCTGAGGCTATAAAAAACTCATCTTCACCCACACCGATAGCTAGCGGACTACCCAATCTTGCAACAACAATCTCATCTGGTTTTTGCTTATCAAAAACAGCAATTGCATACGCCCCTATAGTTTGATTTAGAGCGATCTGAACTGCTTTACCCAGTTTTACATTTTCTTTAGTCTTTACATCCTCTATAAGATTTACTAATACTTCTGTATCAGTTTCTGAGGTAAATGTATATCCTCGATTAATCAATTCTTTACGGAGAGCATCATAATTTTCTATGATTCCGTTATGAATGATTACCAGATTACCAGAGTTAGAATAATGTGGATGTGAATTCACATCATTAGGAACTCCGTGTGTCGCCCATCTGGTGTGTCCTATTCCTATAGTTCCTTTTGTAGGAATTTCTTTTAATAATCGCTTTTCCAGATCTGCTACTTTTCCTTTGGTTTTAGACAATTTGATGTCTTTTCCATCGTAAAGAGCTATCCCTGCAGAGTCATAGCCTCTGTACTCTAATCTTTTTAAACCTTTTAAAACAATTGGATAGGCTTCTCTATGCCCTATGTACCCTACAATTCCGCACATAATTTAAGTTTTTAAAATATTGTTAGTTTTCCTTTGATGATGTATAAAAAATATCAAGTTTTAAACGTTTTGATTCAGGAACATTTACTCCATTTCCATAGAGCACTGTCCCTTCATGGGAAACTATTGATGAGGAGGGAATCATCTCATTTTTAGTTGTAGGGGTATCGCCTATTGCGTTTGTTAATATGTTTACGTTTTGAGACACTGATAATCCTAGTTTAGTATTTTCAATTTCACCTTTTAAAATGTTTAGGATATGTTGTGTCATTCTTATTCTATAAAATTCTCCGTTCTTATCAGAATCACGACTGATTCTTCCCAAATGGCTAATAACAGAAGTCAAGGGAGTATCTGCATTAGCACTTCCATCCAAAAAATAATCGAGAAGAACTCCTCCTGTCTCAATATTAAATATAAAGATTCTTTCGGGTTCTGTATCTCCTCCCGTTACTTTATCCTGGTCTATATAGAATTTTAAACTTGCATCGTTAATTAACCAATCTTGCCTTTTTAAGAAACTAAGTTCATTTTCTTCTTCGCCATTTTCATTAGTAACATTGCCTCCAAATAAATCGATTACTGCATATGAACCATCACCACCTTTTAGATACAAATTATCTTCTCCATTTACCATATCCTGGTTCTCTTCTTTTAGCTCTTCAGCAATGGTTGGATCTAAGGTAGTATTTATAGAATTTATAAAAGTATTAGTAAAATTTAAATCCAGTTTATCTTGTTTAATTGTAGTAACCTCATTTGCGGTTTCTTCAAAACTGTAATAAAGGGTTATCTGAGCATTTCTTGTATTAAGGTATATTAGATTTCCGTTATTATTAACAGGTTCTACCTTAATATAAATTCCTCTAAAATAATTTCTAAAATTATTTACACTGCTAAGTTCTGGACTACCTACTTTATCCAGAAACAACGTTGAAAACAGGGTTTTTGCCTCATCTGGAAGTTCAACTCTTAACCTAGGAGTTAACCGCTCTCTTTTGGTTGTAGTCTCCCCATTGGTAACCGTTTCGGTTGTTGTAATAATTTCTTTAGCAGAAGGAACAAAACTATTATTAGTATAAAGCAATGTTTGTTCTACTTCTGCACCAAAATTAGTTTCGACATCATCAGAATAATAGACTTGTCTTTCATTAGATTCTGGATCAAAATCTCTTAAAAAGTAATTAGATTTATACAACGAGAGTTTAACAGGTTGGTTTCCATAAATTGAATCCAATCTATAAGTAGTTGCTGTCTCGGTAACATTACCTATTTGAACCGATGCTGTGCTTGTCGCGGTACTAAAATATGGCAAACTAAAAACAACACTGTCTAATACTGCTTTAGTCCCGAAAGTTGGATCAAATTTTGAAGGTTCAATCTGGGATAAAATACTATATACTGATTGTCCATATATAGGATCATTATAGACTCCTAACAAATTAGAATGAGCAGTTCCTCGTTGATCAATTGGCAAACTATTTGTACGTACTCTTTCGAATTTTTTACTATATGCTATCGGCTCTATAGAGTACTGCTTGTCTTCAAAATTAACACCTCCAACAACCTCACTACCAACAGAATCAAAATCATCGTTACAAGACAAAAAGGTAAAAACAACAGCTACTATAGCCGTTATTCTAATTAAAATATTCTTCAATTTCATAAATAATTTCGTCGTTTTGCTTACGCTTACACCAATACCTCTGTCTGATAGAAGTTTTCATAGGCATCAGCAAATTCATCTGGTTTTTTATATTCTAAAACTGGTTGGTCTATTGTTTTTAAATGTTCTACAAGCTCAGATGGAATTTCTTCGGACCCCACAATAATAGCATCAGAATTATCAACAGCCACCTTCATAAGGTTACTATATGTTGGTTGAGCTAAATCACTTATTTTTTCTTCATCTATTCCGTCAAACTTTACTTTTTCCAACATATTCTTATCCAATATCCCGTCATAACCATTATTATATACAGAAGTAACAATTTTACTTTGACCAAAAAGAGGTTCATTAGCATAATAATTCTTTAAGTATAATGGTAAAAGAGAAGCTAACCATCCATGCACATGAATCACATCTGGTGACCAGTTTAATTTCTTAACTGTTTCAATCACTCCTTTGGCAAAAAAGATTGCTCGCTCATCATTATCTGGAAATAATTTTCCTTCTTCATCAGTTAACGTTGCTTTTCTTTTAAAATAATCCTCATTATCGATAAAATAAACTTGCATTCGTTCTTTTGGAATCGAAGCAACTTTAATAATAAGGGGCATATCCAGGTCATTAATCACTAAATTCATACCCGAAAGCCGAATTACTTCGTGCAACTGATGCCTCCTCTCATTGATATTGCCATATCTAGGCATAAAAATTCTTATTTGCCCCCCTTTATTATTTACCATTCTTGGTGCTTCAAAAGACATAGATGAGATTTCAGTCTCTGGCAGGTAAGGTATTACTTCTGATGATACATACAATATCCTCTTATCTTTCATATAATCGATACTTTTATCGTCCTCCTTTTGGAATTAATTTTGCAAAATTACGAAAATTTATGCAGTCTGCCAGTAATATCTTATTTTTGCACGCCTTTAAGTTATACACCAAATGCGGGTACACGGAAAAAGACGAGATATACTAGACGATGTTGCAGCTTTTAATAAGCAGAACAAAACTATTGGTTTTGTTCCCACAATGGGAGCATTGCATAAGGGTCATCTTGCACTAATAGAAAGAGCTCTCAAGGAAAATCAAAAAGTTGTAGTTAGTATTTTTGTAAACCCTACACAGTTTAATACTACCGAAGATTTAGTTAATTATCCTCGAACTTTGGATTCTGATATTGAGCTTTTATCAGAATTATCTAAAGAAATAATTGTATTTGCTCCTACACCAAAAGAGGTGTACGGAGATGAAATGTTATCGATTAATTATGATTTTGGGGGGTTAGAAAATGAAATGGAGGGCAAATACAGGCCTGGTCATTTTGATGGAGTCGGGACAGTCTTAAAACATTTCTTTACTATTGTTAATCCAGATAAAGCCTACTTTGGCGAAAAAGATTTTCAACAACTTCAAATTGTTAAAAAATTAGTTGAAATTGAAAAAATGTCAGTTCAAATTATTGGTTGCCCTATCTATAGAGAAGAAAGTGGATTAGCTTTAAGCTCTCGAAACAAAAGACTTAATCAGAAACAACTTAGTGAATCTCCTTTGATTTATTCGACTCTGAAGCAGGTAAAAAAAGACTTTGGCACAAAAAGTGTTCATACCTTAAACAAATGGGTGTCAGAACAATTCAAAAACAATGATGAGTTAAAATTAGAATACTTTGAAATTGCAAAGGTACCTGACTTAAAGTCCATTAAACGAAAACAAAAAGATACCAAATACAGAGCTTTTATAGCTGTATTTGCAGGAGAAATAAGACTCATTGATAACATTGCCCTAAATTAAAAAATAACTAACTTTGTAACATGTTTGTACACGTAGTAAAATCAAAAATTCATCGCGTTAAGGTGACTGGTGCCGATCTTAATTATATCGGTAGTATAACAATAGATCAAGATCTAATGGATGCTGCTAATATTGTTGAAGGAGAAAAGGTACAGATTGTAAATAATAATAATGGAGAGCGTTTAGAAACTTACGCTATCCCAGGACCCAGAAACAGTGGTGAAATTACATTAAATGGTGCTGCTGCTCGAAAAGTAGCAAAAGGAGACGTATTAATACTAATCACCTATGCCATGATGGATATTGAAGAAGCTAAAAACTTCAAACCAAGACTTCTTTTCCCAAACGAGGAAAATAATTTATTAAAATAAATAGTGAACCCTAAACTTATAAAGTTTCTTAAAATTATACTCCCTTTAGCATTGGGAGTTTTTTTAATTTGGTATTCCATCACTTCGGCAACCCCAGAAGAAAGACAAAAAACGCTTCAGTATATTACGCAAGCAGATCCCAAATGGATTATTCTTTCTGTAATTTTGGGAATTATCTCCCATCTCTCAAGAGCATACCGGTGGAAATTTTTATTAGAACCTTTGGGGTATCCAATCAAACTATCCAATAGTTTTATGGCTGTTATGGTGGGATATCTTGCAAATCTGGGAATCCCAAGATCTGGAGAAATTCTACGTGGTGGTACGATATCAACGTATGAAGGTGTTCCTTTTAAAAAAGCTTTCGGAACCATTATCTCAGAACGAGTTATTGATTTGCTTATGCTTTTATTAGTGATAGGCATCACACTACTTTTTCAATCAGAACTTCTTTTATCGTACTTAGAAGAAAAAATTGCAAGCCCTTTTATTACTCTTGCTATTTTACTTGGACTAATACTTTTCGGAATAATGTTCCTTAAAATCATAAAAACTTCTAGCAATCCAATACTTATTAAATTGCGAAATTTTGGAAATGGTCTTCTAGAAGGAGTAAAAAGCATTTCTAAGATAAGGCAAAAAAGAGCTTTTGTGTTTCATACTTTTCTTATATGGACACTTTATGTCGTGATGTTTTATGTTATTAAATTTACGGTTCCCGAAACTGCTTCTTTATCTATAGGCCCCATATTGGCCACCTTTGTAGCGGGATCATTTGCTATGTCTACTACTAATGGAGGTATTGGTGCATTTCCTATCGCTATTGCTGCAATTTTATTACTTTTTGATATCGAAAAACCAGCAGGAGAAGCTTTTGGCTGGATATTATGGACCTCACAGACCGCAATAAATATAGTCATTGGGGCGTTATCCTTTTTGTTTCTCCCTATTTTAAATAGAGAACAATAACGAAATAATTTATATATTGTCCCTTGCTTAACCTTAATCCTAATACTTATGAAAAAAAGTGTGACTCTTATTATAGCTTGTATTTTTGTTGTTTCCAGCTATGGACAAACAATATATGAGTCTTTCAGATCTATCAAATTAGACCAAAGTAGAGAGTTAAAAATTCAGCTTCCGCGTAATTATAAGAAAAATGAAGACAAAATATATCCCTTGATTATTGTTCTTGATGGGGATTACTTATTCGAACCCGTTGCCGGAAATGTGGATTATTTTTCCTATTGGGAAGATATGCCAGAATCAATCGTTGTTGGTGTTAATCAAAGAAAAACCAGAGAAGATGATTGCAGATATGATACCGCAGAGTTTTTACCCACTCTAAAAGGAGCAGAATTTTATGAATTTATAGGACAAGAGCTTGTTCCTTACCTAAATGAAAATTATCGTACCGCACAACTTAAAATTATTGTTGGGCATGATTATACTGCTAATTTTATAAATTACTTTTTGTTTAAAGACAATCCTATTTTTCAGGGATATGTATGTATTAGCCCAGAATTAGGGCCACCAATGGGGGATCGAATTTCGAGCAAATTAGAGACTTCATCCGACATTTGGTATTACCTGGCTACTGCAACTAATGATGCCGATAATATCAAAAAGAACCTCATTGCATTAGATGAGAAACTCTCTGTAATAGAAAATCCTGAAATGAGCTATTTCTTTGATAACTTTGAAGAATCTTCTCATTATACTTTGGTTGGAAAAGCTATTCCTAATGCTCTCGAAGGTATTTTTGAAATGTATCGCCCGATAAGCAAGAAAACATATAAAGAAGTTCTTCTTACACTAGAAACTTCGCCCTATGACTATCTTGTAGATATGTATAAAACTACAGAAAAACTGTATGGTATTAAACGTAAAATAAGAATTAACGATTTTATTGCTGTATCTACTGCTCTCGAAAAAAAGGAAAACTGGTCAGAATTAGAACCTTTAGGTAAGCTAGCTATAAAAGAGCATTCTGATTTAATGCTGGGGCATTATTATTTAGGTATGTTCTATGAACAAACAGGAGAACCCAAAAAAGCTATGAGAGCTTATGAAAGTGGTTTTCAACTCTCTGAAGTTGCTTTCTTAACCAAAGATTATATGCTGGATAAGGTTAACAAAATTAAAGAAGATTTTGGTTGGTAAACCTACCAGTCACACGCATAAAAAAAGATCCTGAAAACAGGATCTTTTTGTTTTTTGAATGCTATTGATTTTAACAAATCATACATTCGATATAGCACTCGTAAGGCGTCTGACCCGTTTGCATACAGGCTCCCATGCATGCACGATCAATACAGTTGGGTCTTCCTCCTCCATTAATTTCTTTTTGAGCAATTTTACGTATTGGTTTTACTCCTGTCAATTTTAGAATTTTCATGATTGTATACTATTATTGGTTAAGTACTAAATATACTATATTTTCAATTAAGAAAGTTGGTTTTTGAAATCCAAGCAAAAATATTTGATAGTTATTTTAGGAGTTCATTTTTGTGTACTGTATTATTAAAATAATAGTATTTTTACACTCTTATCAATCTTCTATGGCTAAGACCAAAACTGTTTTTTTCTGTCAGAATTGTGGAGCACAATACTCTAAATGGCAAGGACAATGTACATCCTGTAAAGAGTGGAATACTATTGCCGAAGAAATCGTTCAAAAAGCTTCGACCAGTGATTGGAAAAGTGCTACATCTAGTCCTAAAACAAATAGAACAGCCAAGCCCTTACGAATTTCAGAAATTGACACTAGCCAGGAAGCTCGTTATAATACAGATGACGCCGAATTAAATCGTGTACTTGGAGGAGGGTTGGTGCCTGGTTCTTTAACACTACTGGGAGGCGAACCAGGAATAGGAAAAAGTACATTGCTACTACAAATTAGTCTTAAATTACCATATAAAACATTATATGTTTCTGGAGAAGAAAGTCAGCAGCAAATCAAGATGCGTGCAGAACGTATTCATTCTAAAACAGATAATTGCTTAGTGCTTACCGAAACCAAGACTCAAAATATCTTTAAGCAGATTGAGGAAACTCAACCCGATATTGTTATTATAGATTCTATCCAAACCTTGCACAGTGATTATATAGAAAGTAGTGCAGGAAGTATTTCTCAGATCAGAGAATGCACTACAGAATTAATCAAGTTTGCCAAAGAAACGGCAACGCCTGTAGTATTAATTGGCCATATCACAAAAGATGGTAATATCGCCGGTCCAAAAATTCTGGAGCATATGGTTGATACCGTACTACAGTTTGAAGGAGATCGAAACCATGTATACAGAATTTTACGTGCTTTAAAAAATAGATTTGGATCTACTTCTGAATTAGGGATTTATGAAATGCAGGGAAGCGGTCTACGAGAAGTTACTAATCCCAGCGAGATTTTAATTTCTAAAAAAGAAGAAGAATTAAGTGGTACCGCTATAGCTTCTACTGTAGAAGGTATGCGACCACTCATGATAGAAGTACAAGCTTTGGTGAGTACTGCAGTATATGGGACCCCGCAACGCAGTGCAACAGGATACAACCTTAAACGTCTTAATATGATCCTGGCAGTTTTAGAGAAACGTGCTGGTTTTAGGTTGGGAGCCAAAGATGTATTCCTTAATATCACAGGAGGCATCTCTGTAGATGACCCTGCAATTGATCTGGCAGTAGTTGCTGCCATATTATCCTCAAGTGAGGACATTCCTATACCCAAAGACTTTTGCTTTGCTGCAGAGGTTGGCCTGGCAGGAGAAATACGCCCGGTAACCAAAGTAGAACAACGTATACAAGAAGCAGAGAAACTAGGTTTCTCTACTATCTTTGTTTCTAAATACAATAAAATATCCTTGAAAAATACTCAAATTCAAATTCAGATGGTTACCAAAATCGAAGATGTAGTTGAGTTTTTATTTGGTTAAGGAGCGGGGTTAGGATTATTTTCATGTACTGCCTCAATCTCATCTAAAATTGCATCAGAAAGTGTGATATCGATACTACCAATATTTTCTTTTAACTGATCCAGTGATGTAGCACCAATAATATTACTAGTTACAAAAGGACGGTCATTTATAAATGCCAAAGCCATTTGAGTCAAGCTTATACCATGTTTTTTTGCTATCTCATTATACGCCCTTGTTGCTTCAAACGATTTCTCGTTATGATATCTTGCAAATTGCGGAAATAAGGTTACTCTGGCATTTTTTGGGGTTTCCTCGAGATATTTTCCTGTTAATTGCCCAAAACCAAGAGGAGAATAGGGTAAATGCCCAATATTTTCACGATGTAAAACTTCGGTAAGACCTACCTCATCTTTTCGGTTTAATAAATTATATGGATTTTGAACTGTAATCATTTTTGGTGCTCCTTTTCGAGCTTCTTCAGCATAGCGCATTACCCCATAAGGTGTTTCATTAGAAAGACCTATTTGTCTTATCTTTCCTGCCACAACAAAATCCTGAAGGTAACTTAATACTTCACCAAAATTATCCTCCCATCGCTCTGCTTCGTCATGTGCATATCCTCTAACTCCAAAGAAATTGGTGTTTCGTTCTGGCCAATGCAATTGATACAGATCAATATAATCAGTTTGTAAGCGCTGTAAGCTTTTATGTATCGCATCAGTAAATTCTGCCTTTGTAAAACCTCCTGTACGAATATGATTAACAAAATCTCTGGGGCCTACAATTTTGGTAGCAATAACTACCTCATCCCGTTTATTTGTTTTTTTTAACCATGTCCCGATAATTCTTTCTGTACTTCCTTGGGTTTCCTTATTTGCCGGCACAGAATATAACTCTGCCGTATCAATAAAATTAACTCCTTTATCGATGGCGTAGTCTAACTGTTGATGCCCTTCTTCTTCGGTATTTTGCTCTCCCCAGGTCATGCTTCCCAGGCATATTTTACTTACTCGTATATCTGTACCAGGTAATGTAGTGTACTTCATTATTTTGGTTATAAATTTTTAAGTTGAGAATAAAAAAAACTACAAAATGAGCTACTTAACCCTTTTATAATTTATATAATATAAAATTGAATTCATGATCAAAAGTAGAAACTCTTCTCTTAGTTAGTGTAAAAATTATCATAATAAATCTGATGAAAACATAATCTATATTTCTGCATCTTTTCTTTTCTAAATGTGAAATAAATCCACAATTGGTATATCGGATCAACAGTTTTGAAGTAACAACCCGAAAACACAAAAAACACAATCAATTGATAATCAATATTTTAAACATTATAGAAATTGTTTCAAACTCTGGAATGATAATTTCTTTTTATATAGTAAAGTATAACAAAAACTAATTCTAAAAAATATGAAAAAGATAAGTATCATAGCTGCTATATGTGTTGTTCTATTTTCATTCGAAACCGTATCTGCACAAGAAGTCGAAGAAGCTTTACCTATTACTAAAATAGAAGCTTCTACCAATCAGCAAGATTACAAACAAGTTAAAATAGACAAGCTTTCTGAAATCATTAAAGCCGCTGTTGAAAAAGATTTTCCAGAAGCTAGTATTTCTGAAGCCTATACTGACAAGATTGGAAATTACAAATTAATCCTTGCTATAGGTAACGACACTAAAACGGTATATACCAACGCTAGGGGAGAATGGTTTGATCCAAATAAAAAAAGGTGATACCAAGTTACTGACTTCTTCCTTATTTTAACCAGAAAAGAGCTTCTTATATAAGAAGCTCTTTTTTTAATCAAAACGGATACGACTACCCCTTGTCGCATCCGTTTCACACACTAAACCAACCTAAAATTATTCCTCCAACATCCATCAAATATATTTTAGGAATGAACCTATATTATCTTGTTTCTATATCTAAACACTACATTTCTTCCTTTCGAATTTTACTTTTTTACCCCTTGTTCCAAGTTTAGATACTAGATAAAGTGTTTATATGCTCATTGGTTTACTCAAATGTAAAGCGCAATATCATTTTACAAAACACAGAATGAGTGAACGGTAGTTTTGAGTTAGGGAACTCTTATTTTGAAGTATTATACCAAACTAAGATATTTGTTTGGTGTTATTCTGCATATATTATATTCGCCTCCTGGATATAATGATCAATAAGGTAAGCGGCCAGGTTTGTATTTTTTTGTGCTCTATCCAATATCCAGGCATCAGAGCTTACTACAATATGTGCTGAGCTTGCTAATTCCTTATCTGGGTTATTAACCAAATCTATTGTCCAGGGAAAATCATGCTGTTCTGCTAATTCCCGAAGTGTTGTTTTTAATCGCCCACTGTTAGAAACCGGAGCATCAAAATACCAATGTACCCCACTTACTCCAAGTTTGTTAAGTGTATTTCCTATTATTAGAAGGGCTTCCTCTGTTTTTTGAACTCGTTTATAGGTGCCATGAACACCAGATACATCGCGATAATATCCATCAAGTCCTTTAAAAATATATGCTCCAGACAAGGCACTTTCGAGAATAATCAATAAGTTAAATCCGTCTATCGCTATGATTTGCCCTTTTAACATTTTTGACGTTACCCTATTTTTATTACGAATCGCAATTTGTTGTTCACTACAACTCATACCACGCAAAGCTCTTTGCTGTCGTGCATTAAGGGTATAGCGATTTCCTACCAACTGTACAGATGATTTTTCTGCATAACCGTGAGAAAGGAGATACAACATATCTTTTGCTGCTGCTTTTAATTTTTCCTGCATCGGTAACTCTCCAAACAATCGATCATCACTAGCTTCTCTTCCTCTATTGCGAGTAGTCATTTAGATTTACTTTGATAAAATAGTATATAATAAGTGATGTATACAAACAAAAAAAGCGCTCTCAGCGCTATCTCTATGACATTGGTAATATCTCTATTACTTTACCATATACATTTTTGGTCCACCCGTTAAGGCGTCCTCGGTTATTACCGATCAGCAATCCTCGTTTAGCATTTTTTCCTTTGACCAAATGCGTAAAACAGTTCCCTCTCACTTTACAAAAAACAATGTCTCCTGCTTCGCAATCTTCCCAATGTACGGGTTCAAGTATTACAGGTTGTTTTGATTTTAAGATGGGTAACATAGAATTACCAGGTTCTTTGGAGACAATAGTCTCACCATTCAATAGTTTTTGAATTTTCCAATTCATCATACATAGTTTTAAAAATTAAACATAAATTCATAAACTATGGAGTATGGTATTCTATATCAATTGAATTCCAAAGAACTTGTACAAAAGTAGGCATTTAACTTGAATTATCCATAACTCTTAGTTAACGGTCGTCTTATTTAGGCAAATCTATACTTTAAACATCTTTCAAATGGATCCCAGCCTACGCTGGGATGACAACTCAAATAATTAAACAAATATCAAGTATTGTTTGTTCTCCTCCTATACAAAAACACCACCAAGAGTATAGCTGCTACAGCTCCCAATCCTAAAATCCAATACAGTTGGGTATTGTTATTAAACTGCATTGCAGTAGTATCTCCTACCAGGTAAAATCCTCCCCAATAAAAAGGATCTGTACGATTGATATTAGCAGTACTTAGGTATTGTAGTTTAGCTTGCTGTAAGGCTTTACCTTTATGCA is a window encoding:
- a CDS encoding aldo/keto reductase, yielding MKYTTLPGTDIRVSKICLGSMTWGEQNTEEEGHQQLDYAIDKGVNFIDTAELYSVPANKETQGSTERIIGTWLKKTNKRDEVVIATKIVGPRDFVNHIRTGGFTKAEFTDAIHKSLQRLQTDYIDLYQLHWPERNTNFFGVRGYAHDEAERWEDNFGEVLSYLQDFVVAGKIRQIGLSNETPYGVMRYAEEARKGAPKMITVQNPYNLLNRKDEVGLTEVLHRENIGHLPYSPLGFGQLTGKYLEETPKNARVTLFPQFARYHNEKSFEATRAYNEIAKKHGISLTQMALAFINDRPFVTSNIIGATSLDQLKENIGSIDITLSDAILDEIEAVHENNPNPAP
- a CDS encoding DUF434 domain-containing protein, which encodes MTTRNRGREASDDRLFGELPMQEKLKAAAKDMLYLLSHGYAEKSSVQLVGNRYTLNARQQRALRGMSCSEQQIAIRNKNRVTSKMLKGQIIAIDGFNLLIILESALSGAYIFKGLDGYYRDVSGVHGTYKRVQKTEEALLIIGNTLNKLGVSGVHWYFDAPVSNSGRLKTTLRELAEQHDFPWTIDLVNNPDKELASSAHIVVSSDAWILDRAQKNTNLAAYLIDHYIQEANIIYAE
- a CDS encoding phage repressor protein, which gives rise to MNWKIQKLLNGETIVSKEPGNSMLPILKSKQPVILEPVHWEDCEAGDIVFCKVRGNCFTHLVKGKNAKRGLLIGNNRGRLNGWTKNVYGKVIEILPMS